Proteins found in one Geomonas subterranea genomic segment:
- a CDS encoding cytidylate kinase family protein, which produces MAIITISREMGTGAYAIAKELAKKLKYTLVDRVKIEELAPAYGLTPEILERVDEKPPSYRTAEDRLQAAHLATMELILLDCAKKGNVILYGRGAQDLIKVLTNVLRVRFIAPFEDRVEKFAEREWIDPDLARELIRRSDHQLGGFIHFYFDRDWNDPLAYDLIFNTKASSQHAMIEAVIAASKDARLKEGEEESMALLEDLIVAKRVEAELLKSSLARALKFCISCEDGVVTLAGHVQSEEEIEEAIELAKSVEGVNDVESELDVLSYKPVKD; this is translated from the coding sequence ATGGCAATCATCACAATATCCAGGGAGATGGGTACCGGCGCCTATGCCATTGCCAAGGAACTGGCGAAAAAGCTCAAGTACACCCTCGTTGACCGTGTGAAGATCGAGGAACTGGCCCCCGCATACGGCCTCACCCCCGAGATCCTGGAACGGGTGGACGAGAAGCCCCCGTCATACCGGACCGCCGAGGACCGCCTCCAAGCCGCGCACCTTGCCACCATGGAACTCATCCTGCTGGACTGCGCCAAGAAGGGTAACGTGATCCTTTACGGAAGGGGCGCGCAGGATCTCATCAAAGTATTGACCAACGTGCTGAGGGTCCGCTTCATTGCGCCCTTTGAAGACAGGGTGGAAAAGTTCGCCGAAAGGGAATGGATCGACCCGGATCTGGCCCGCGAGCTGATCAGGAGAAGCGACCACCAGTTGGGCGGCTTCATCCATTTCTACTTCGACCGCGACTGGAACGATCCGCTGGCCTATGACCTCATCTTCAACACCAAGGCTTCCAGTCAGCATGCCATGATAGAAGCAGTCATCGCCGCGTCCAAGGATGCCCGTCTCAAGGAAGGCGAGGAGGAGTCCATGGCGCTGCTCGAAGACCTGATCGTGGCCAAGAGGGTCGAGGCCGAGCTGCTCAAGTCTTCGCTGGCCCGGGCCCTTAAGTTCTGCATCAGCTGTGAGGACGGGGTGGTCACCTTGGCCGGCCACGTGCAGAGCGAGGAGGAGATCGAGGAGGCCATCGAGCTGGCCAAATCTGTCGAAGGTGTGAACGATGTCGAGAGTGAGCTGGATGTGCTCAGCTATAAGCCTGTCAAAGACTAG
- a CDS encoding NAD(P)-dependent oxidoreductase — protein MLKKIGFVGLGTVGVHMAANLAKSDYQLTVFDQDASAMAELSKLGVKVGESPMATAKGQDLVIVIVPESKYLVFGENGVLEGIDPGTILVDMGTHCLETIERMAEEAKQRRVMFLEAPVWGSKEHAANGLLTILAGGDEALLGRCREPFSYFGLNIIHIGKIGDATRMKLIVNLLQAEMMQSLSEGLVFGEKMGFKPDKILEVLDSGGVASPLFHSKGRSIARGDFSRNLALKYVDSQMRRVLEMAEKLGLDLPAAKTVAEIYDQAVKDGRGEEDFSAIVKLLRK, from the coding sequence ATGCTTAAAAAGATAGGTTTTGTGGGACTGGGCACCGTCGGTGTTCACATGGCAGCCAACCTTGCCAAGTCGGACTATCAATTAACGGTGTTTGACCAGGACGCAAGTGCGATGGCCGAACTTTCCAAACTCGGCGTGAAGGTCGGCGAATCGCCGATGGCGACTGCCAAGGGGCAGGACCTGGTCATCGTCATCGTGCCGGAGAGCAAGTACCTGGTTTTTGGCGAGAACGGAGTCCTGGAAGGGATCGATCCCGGCACCATTCTGGTCGACATGGGCACACACTGCCTGGAAACCATCGAGCGCATGGCCGAGGAGGCCAAGCAGCGCCGGGTCATGTTCCTGGAGGCGCCGGTCTGGGGGAGCAAGGAGCATGCGGCCAACGGTCTGCTCACCATCCTGGCCGGAGGCGACGAGGCCCTTTTGGGACGCTGCCGTGAACCTTTCTCCTACTTCGGGCTCAATATCATCCACATCGGCAAGATCGGTGATGCGACCCGCATGAAGCTGATCGTGAACCTGCTTCAGGCCGAGATGATGCAGTCGCTTTCCGAAGGGCTCGTGTTCGGCGAGAAGATGGGCTTCAAGCCCGACAAGATCCTCGAGGTGCTCGATTCCGGCGGGGTCGCCTCGCCGCTGTTCCACTCCAAGGGGCGTTCCATTGCGCGTGGCGATTTCAGCCGCAATCTGGCGCTCAAGTATGTCGACTCGCAGATGCGCCGCGTACTGGAGATGGCCGAGAAACTCGGGCTTGATCTCCCTGCGGCCAAGACCGTGGCCGAAATTTACGACCAGGCCGTCAAGGACGGCAGAGGCGAGGAGGATTTCTCCGCCATCGTGAAACTGCTGCGCAAATAA
- a CDS encoding PHP domain-containing protein, translating into MKELVDLHMHSTFSDGVRTPTELVAMAKGLGLKAIALADHDAVDGIDEALAAGATAGVEVLPAVEFSVAYGSFRDVHLLGYLLDHRDPQLHLILKEFRDRREARGDAIVERINEKLATEGRAPISSAEAAALAGGALGRPHIAQVLMGKGYARDMQDAFVRYLLPCDVPKRYFPMEDALATIQRLGGVAVLAHPTTITNDRETLNTIIDQLCAMGLSGVEAFNNVCNDQESAFLVSIAGKKGLIWTGGSDYHGIEEGICMGTGKGSMAIPYSCVEALKRVQRERG; encoded by the coding sequence ATGAAAGAACTGGTAGACCTGCATATGCACTCCACGTTTTCGGATGGGGTGCGCACCCCGACCGAACTGGTGGCCATGGCGAAGGGACTGGGCCTCAAGGCGATCGCGCTGGCCGATCATGACGCCGTGGACGGCATCGATGAGGCGCTCGCCGCGGGCGCGACCGCCGGCGTGGAGGTGCTTCCCGCCGTGGAATTTTCAGTGGCCTACGGCTCCTTCCGCGACGTACACCTGCTCGGATACCTGCTCGATCACAGGGATCCGCAACTGCATCTGATTCTCAAGGAGTTCCGGGACAGGAGGGAGGCCCGCGGCGACGCCATCGTGGAACGGATCAACGAAAAGCTCGCCACAGAGGGGAGAGCGCCCATATCCAGTGCCGAGGCGGCAGCCCTGGCGGGAGGTGCGCTGGGACGCCCGCACATCGCCCAGGTTCTGATGGGCAAGGGGTACGCCCGCGACATGCAGGACGCCTTCGTGCGCTACCTGCTCCCGTGCGACGTGCCCAAGCGCTACTTCCCGATGGAAGACGCCCTGGCAACCATACAGAGGCTCGGAGGGGTAGCGGTACTGGCCCACCCCACCACCATCACCAACGACCGCGAGACGCTCAACACGATCATCGATCAGCTCTGCGCCATGGGGCTATCCGGTGTCGAGGCCTTCAACAACGTCTGCAATGACCAGGAAAGCGCCTTCCTGGTCTCCATTGCCGGGAAAAAAGGGCTTATCTGGACCGGCGGTTCCGATTACCACGGCATCGAGGAAGGGATCTGCATGGGCACCGGCAAGGGCTCCATGGCCATCCCCTATAGCTGCGTGGAGGCCTTGAAGCGGGTGCAAAGGGAAAGAGGCTAA
- a CDS encoding endonuclease III domain-containing protein encodes MKDDQIHRAVAILTEAVKSWVSPAVTIVATQDGDPFKVLVSCILSLRTRDQTTAEASARLFALADNPGKMALLDLQRIESAIYPVGFYRVKAEQILDISRILCEQYHGAVPDDLETLLTFRGVGRKTANLVLTLGFGKPGICVDIHVHRICNRWGYVTTKTPEQTEFALRKKLPAQYWIIINDLLVTFGQNQCTPVSPRCSTCPLYLLCDRVSVAKSR; translated from the coding sequence ATGAAGGATGACCAGATCCACCGGGCCGTTGCGATCCTGACCGAGGCGGTGAAGTCCTGGGTGAGTCCCGCGGTGACCATCGTCGCCACGCAGGACGGGGATCCTTTCAAGGTGCTGGTTTCCTGCATCCTGTCGCTCAGGACCCGCGACCAGACTACGGCTGAGGCATCCGCCCGCCTCTTCGCCCTGGCCGATAATCCCGGGAAAATGGCCTTGCTCGATCTGCAGCGTATCGAGAGCGCCATTTACCCCGTCGGTTTCTACAGGGTCAAGGCGGAACAGATCCTGGATATCTCGCGGATACTGTGTGAGCAGTATCACGGCGCCGTTCCCGACGACCTGGAGACGCTGCTCACCTTCAGGGGAGTGGGGAGAAAAACGGCCAACCTGGTGCTGACACTGGGGTTCGGCAAGCCCGGCATCTGCGTCGACATCCACGTGCACCGGATCTGCAACCGCTGGGGGTACGTTACGACAAAGACCCCTGAGCAGACAGAATTCGCCCTGAGAAAGAAGCTTCCGGCGCAGTACTGGATTATAATCAACGATCTTTTAGTTACTTTCGGGCAGAACCAGTGTACGCCGGTTTCTCCGCGTTGCTCAACATGTCCGCTGTATCTGCTTTGTGACAGGGTGTCAGTTGCCAAATCAAGATAA